The Stegostoma tigrinum isolate sSteTig4 chromosome 41, sSteTig4.hap1, whole genome shotgun sequence genome has a window encoding:
- the LOC125448416 gene encoding hepatic and glial cell adhesion molecule-like isoform X3, which yields MPHSRCGVTLALLSLLAGTVGAVSLGSGEVGQLYVIAGTPLSLNMRYPALARRRIHSVSWKVDEPIFRRILQYIVSNNKTYPSSTYRGRFRFHSENGTLVLRNFTSRDAGLYCITVTDVEGAEQTACTLVRLYEQISALSIEAFRSAYNLTLHCSAQNGTDLHYHWLKDGENLTETNDVLISDDGQRLALTSRNPTLCGIFTCLVTNKLGQESVTKTVSETDGFASCMQIHKPRERQSWLIVTGIMATLILLACAFQMAILPLEL from the exons ATGCCACACAGCCGATGTGGAGTCACGCTGGCGCTGCTGTCCCTCTTGGCAG GGACGGTTGGGGCAGTGTCGCTGGGATCAGGAGAGGTGGGCCAGCTCTACGTGATTGCCGGGACCCCCCTGAGTTTGAACATGCGTTACCCTGCGCTGGCCAGGCGCAGGATCCACAGCGTGAGCTGGAAGGTGGACGAGCCAATCTTCCGACGCATCCTCCAGTACATCGTGAGCAACAACAAGACATACCCGTCCTCCACCTACAGGGGGCGCTTCCGCTTCCACAGCGAGAACGGCACCCTGGTCCTCCGCAACTTCACGTCCCGCGACGCGGGCCTGTACTGCATCACGGTGACTGACGTCGAAGGGGCTGAGCAAACAGCTTGCACCCTGGTGCGGCTGTACG AACAGATCTCCGCGCTGTCCATTGAGGCATTTAGGAGCGCCTACAATCTGACCCTTCACTGCTCAGCGCAGAATGGGACAGATCTCCACTACCATTGGCTAAAAGATGGTGAAAATCTTACAGAAACCAATGATGTGCTGATATCTGATGATGGCCAGCGACTAGCCCTTACCTCTAGAAATCCAACACTTTGCGGGATCTTCACCTGCCTCGTCACCAATAAACTCGGCCAAGAATCAGTGACCAAGACCGTTTCAG AAACGGACGGGTTTGCGTCGTGCATGCAGATTCACAAACCAAGGGAGAGACAATCCTGGCTGATAGTTACTGGAATCATGGCCACCTTGATTCTGC
- the LOC125448416 gene encoding hepatic and glial cell adhesion molecule-like isoform X2, whose protein sequence is MPHSRCGVTLALLSLLAGTVGAVSLGSGEVGQLYVIAGTPLSLNMRYPALARRRIHSVSWKVDEPIFRRILQYIVSNNKTYPSSTYRGRFRFHSENGTLVLRNFTSRDAGLYCITVTDVEGAEQTACTLVRLYEQISALSIEAFRSAYNLTLHCSAQNGTDLHYHWLKDGENLTETNDVLISDDGQRLALTSRNPTLCGIFTCLVTNKLGQESVTKTVSETDGFASCMQIHKPRERQSWLIVTGIMATLILLACAFQMVLKRGSRGL, encoded by the exons ATGCCACACAGCCGATGTGGAGTCACGCTGGCGCTGCTGTCCCTCTTGGCAG GGACGGTTGGGGCAGTGTCGCTGGGATCAGGAGAGGTGGGCCAGCTCTACGTGATTGCCGGGACCCCCCTGAGTTTGAACATGCGTTACCCTGCGCTGGCCAGGCGCAGGATCCACAGCGTGAGCTGGAAGGTGGACGAGCCAATCTTCCGACGCATCCTCCAGTACATCGTGAGCAACAACAAGACATACCCGTCCTCCACCTACAGGGGGCGCTTCCGCTTCCACAGCGAGAACGGCACCCTGGTCCTCCGCAACTTCACGTCCCGCGACGCGGGCCTGTACTGCATCACGGTGACTGACGTCGAAGGGGCTGAGCAAACAGCTTGCACCCTGGTGCGGCTGTACG AACAGATCTCCGCGCTGTCCATTGAGGCATTTAGGAGCGCCTACAATCTGACCCTTCACTGCTCAGCGCAGAATGGGACAGATCTCCACTACCATTGGCTAAAAGATGGTGAAAATCTTACAGAAACCAATGATGTGCTGATATCTGATGATGGCCAGCGACTAGCCCTTACCTCTAGAAATCCAACACTTTGCGGGATCTTCACCTGCCTCGTCACCAATAAACTCGGCCAAGAATCAGTGACCAAGACCGTTTCAG AAACGGACGGGTTTGCGTCGTGCATGCAGATTCACAAACCAAGGGAGAGACAATCCTGGCTGATAGTTACTGGAATCATGGCCACCTTGATTCTGC